A single region of the Nicotiana sylvestris chromosome 6, ASM39365v2, whole genome shotgun sequence genome encodes:
- the LOC138870799 gene encoding uncharacterized protein has product MFGGPLARCLGPSQTEYVMKEIHEGHCGNHTGGRSLVKPITRAGYYWPKVEEEAKSFVAKCDKCQRYGNNMHRPAELLHPVIAPWPFMKWGMDSVGPLPQAKGKTGGIKGQLADVLLGVLWAYRTTAKTTTGEMPFSLVYGAEALIPVEIGEPSMRYNQATEAWNEEEMRVNLDLLEEMRETALIRMATQKQVIECYYNPKAHLRYFKNRDYVLKKVFQSTRAANA; this is encoded by the exons atgttcggtggtcctcTAGCAAGATGTCTCGGGCCTTCTCAAACGGAATATGTGAtgaaagaaatacacgagggacacTGTGGAAATCACACTGGAGGGAGATCTTTAGTGAAACCCATAACTAGAGCTGGCTATTACTGGCCAAAAGTGGAAGAAGAAGCGAAAAGCTTCGTGGCtaaatgtgacaagtgccaaagatatgGCAACAACATGCATCGACCAGCTGAATTGTTACATCCAGTtattgcaccatggccttttatgaagtgggggatggatagtgtaggtccactaccacaagccaaaGGCAAG acTGGAGGAATCAAAGGGCAATTGGCAGATGTATTACTCGGAGTCCtgtgggcttaccgaacaacAGCAAAAACAACTacgggagaaatgccattttcaCTTGTATACggagctgaagctttaattccagtCGAAATTGGGGAGCCAAGTATGAGATATAATCAAGCTACTGAAGCGTGGAACGAAGAAGAGATGCGGGTAAACCTGGATTTACTTGAAGAAATGAGGGAAACCGCATTAATAAGGATGGCAACACAAAAACAAGTTATTGAGTGCTATTACAATCCGAAAGCTCATCTCAGATACTTTAAGAATAGGGACTacgtactcaagaaagttttccAATCCACGAGGGCAGCCAATGCATGA